A single Phoenix dactylifera cultivar Barhee BC4 chromosome 1, palm_55x_up_171113_PBpolish2nd_filt_p, whole genome shotgun sequence DNA region contains:
- the LOC120111064 gene encoding ADP,ATP carrier protein 1, mitochondrial-like: MADQVNHPTVIQKVASQFHLSPSFAQDMQVRSYNFSTPSLCERHFASASFVNNALQTPFMPACKATCDLSMVSSVSPVFAHAPSEKGFASFAIDFLMGGVSAAVSKTAAAPIERVKLLIQNQDEMIKAGRLSEPYKGIADCFRRTIKDEGIISLWRGNAANVIRYFPTQALNFAFKDYFKRMFNFKKDKDGYWKWFGGNLASGGAAGASSLLFVYSLDYARTRLANDAKAAKKGGERQFNGLVDVYRKTLKSDGIAGLYRGFNISCVGIIVYRGLYFGMYDSLKPVVLTGKLQDSFFASFALGWVITNGAGLASYPIDTVRRRMMMTSGEAVKYKSSLDAFSQILKNEGPKSLFKGAGANILRAVAGAGVLAGYDKLQLIVLGKKYGSGGA; this comes from the exons ATGGCTGATCAAGTTAACCACCCAACTGTAATCCAAAAGGTTGCCAGCCAGTTTCATCTTAGTCCCAGCTTTGCACAAGATATGCAGGTCCGCAGTTACAACTTCAGTACGCCTTCTCTGTGTGAGAGGCACTTTGCATCTGCAAGCTTTGTCAACAATGCGCTGCAAACTCCATTTATGCCTGCATGCAAAGCTACCTGTGATCTCTCCATGGTGTCATCTGTGTCACCTGTCTTTGCCCATGCGCCTTCAGAAAAAGGTTTTGCCAGCTTTGCAATTGATTTCCTTATGGGTGGAGTCTCAGCTGCAGTTTCCAAAACTGCTGCTGCACCTATTGAGCGTGTGAAACTTCTTATCCAGAACCAGGATGAGATGATCAAGGCAGGTCGGCTTTCCGAGCCCTACAAGGGTATTGCGGACTGTTTCCGCCGAACTATTAAGGATGAAGGTATTATCTCTTTGTGGAGAGGGAATGCTGCAAATGTGATCCGTTACTTCCCAACTCAG GCCTTGAACTTTGCTTTCAAGGATTACTTCAAGAGGATGTTCAATTTTAAGAAAGATAAAGATGGATACTGGAAATGGTTTGGTGGCAACCTTGCTTCTGGTGGTGCAGCTGGTGCTTCTTCTCTGCTATTTGTCTACTCATTGGACTATGCCCGTACCCGTTTGGCAAATGATGCAAAAGCAGCCAAAAAAGGTGGTGAAAGACAATTCAATGGCCTCGTTGATGTCTACCGGAAGACATTGAAGTCTGATGGCATAGCTGGCCTCTACCGTGGATTCAATATCTCATGTGTTGGAATTATAGTTTACCGGGGTCTGTACTTCGGAATGTATGACTCTTTGAAGCCAGTTGTTCTTACTGGAAAATTGCAG GATAGTTTCTTTGCTAGCTTTGCCCTGGGTTGGGTGATTACAAATGGTGCTGGACTTGCTTCCTACCCCATCGATACTGTTCGCAGAAGAATGATGATGACCTCTGGAGAAGCAGTGAAGTACAAGAGCTCCCTGGATGCATTCTCCCAGATTCTGAAGAATGAGGGGCCAAAATCCCTTTTCAAGGGTGCAGGTGCCAACATTCTCCGTGCAGTTGCTGGGGCCGGTGTGCTTGCTGGCTATGACAAGCTGCAGCTGATCGTTTTGGGGAAGAAGTACGGTTCTGGTGGTGCTTAA